Proteins from a genomic interval of Coraliomargarita sinensis:
- a CDS encoding ATP-grasp domain-containing protein: MERTAAKPRILLIYRMYSSSFTAYPWIFSKGDEVRVDVIAHSDHLIHKSAWVASKIKVGKNEDFLDRLNEHLSSVHYDDVLCVDEPARTMLLDSKGSAGIPEAYLPLSKRMLRERVAVDKEAFSNWCHSNSLPVPRSVIANSEEETMTAASEIGFPCVLKGVAGAGGQEVVVVRDELELASACSAMSGKTGWLVQEFIDGPVGTAIFVARKGQLYASCSFLNRHCTSRGIGPVAVCEPFTPKGVDDAISVVSRHVDGLTGFDWMRRKDGSIVLIDPHFGRLVPTGAVAHLAGVDLGDAYLRSLRGDTALESRTSINSSCIWVFPQCLQLILEGSGWAAMRGASPFRSNSRIFFCAPGESRMALSQFLNYLVGWTRVRLGALKQMILSR; this comes from the coding sequence ATGGAACGTACCGCTGCCAAGCCTCGAATCCTGCTGATTTACCGGATGTATAGCAGTAGCTTTACGGCTTACCCCTGGATTTTCTCCAAGGGTGATGAGGTGAGGGTTGATGTCATCGCCCATTCCGATCACTTGATTCATAAATCCGCATGGGTTGCGTCTAAAATCAAGGTAGGCAAGAACGAAGATTTCCTCGACCGCCTCAACGAGCATTTGAGTTCTGTCCACTACGACGATGTTTTGTGTGTGGATGAACCAGCCAGGACGATGTTACTGGATTCGAAGGGCTCAGCTGGTATTCCGGAAGCTTATCTGCCGCTGTCTAAGAGGATGCTTCGGGAGCGTGTTGCGGTGGATAAGGAGGCTTTTTCCAATTGGTGCCATTCGAACAGTTTACCGGTACCTAGGAGCGTAATTGCAAATTCGGAAGAGGAAACCATGACTGCAGCCTCTGAAATAGGATTTCCCTGTGTATTAAAAGGTGTTGCCGGTGCGGGGGGGCAGGAGGTTGTTGTCGTCAGGGACGAGCTGGAACTGGCATCCGCATGCAGTGCCATGTCCGGAAAAACGGGCTGGCTTGTTCAGGAGTTTATCGATGGGCCTGTAGGCACCGCTATTTTTGTGGCACGTAAGGGTCAGCTCTATGCCTCCTGTTCCTTCCTGAACCGGCACTGCACTTCACGCGGAATCGGGCCTGTCGCCGTATGTGAGCCTTTCACGCCCAAGGGTGTTGATGATGCAATATCAGTTGTTTCCCGGCATGTCGATGGTTTGACCGGGTTTGACTGGATGCGGCGGAAAGACGGGTCAATCGTATTGATTGACCCGCATTTTGGTCGTCTGGTCCCCACCGGGGCCGTGGCACATCTTGCCGGGGTCGACCTGGGAGATGCTTACCTCAGGAGCCTTCGTGGTGATACCGCTCTTGAAAGTCGCACAAGCATAAATAGCTCCTGCATTTGGGTGTTTCCTCAATGCCTGCAGTTGATTCTCGAGGGTAGTGGTTGGGCAGCAATGCGAGGGGCCTCTCCCTTCAGGTCGAATAGTCGCATCTTTTTCTGTGCGCCCGGTGAATCCCGCATGGCACTTTCCCAGTTTTTGAACTACCTTGTTGGTTGGACTCGTGTGCGCCTCGGAGCACTGAAGCAAATGATCCTCAGTCGTTGA
- a CDS encoding ATP-grasp domain-containing protein yields the protein MAEDPKSVLLVFNKSTSSFTAYPWMLARGGRCKVDVLARRDHPVGLSKWIREHILFDAEEELLPQLKGRLERGNYDAMLMIDESTRNLVLPHRHDPILAAYMPFPVESPLNEACMQKTLFHEWCRANEIPCPESRIVRILGEAISAAEDIGFPLILKGSFGNRGLAVFIVENERELEEHIKSETSQAEWLVQEFVHGEVGSTSFVAREGKVYAACSSYKHISLRGGLGPSSIRRFVASTALEQITRTVAEAGKISGITGFDWMEAGPGSYKVIDPHLGRGTTSVVASDRDGVDMGEAFYASLIDGEVQPAQEGSGKIVWMMPQSISLTFQGWLFKGLRRANPLSSKVSVFWYGKKEGRLFRAMVVPLIIGQLRVMLGHLRRVVTGQNK from the coding sequence ATGGCAGAAGACCCGAAGAGCGTTCTGCTGGTCTTCAATAAGTCGACAAGCAGTTTTACCGCATATCCCTGGATGCTTGCGCGTGGTGGGCGCTGCAAGGTTGACGTTTTAGCCCGTCGCGATCATCCAGTGGGTCTTTCAAAATGGATCCGAGAGCACATTTTGTTTGATGCTGAAGAGGAGCTTTTACCCCAATTGAAAGGACGATTGGAGCGTGGAAATTATGATGCGATGCTCATGATTGACGAATCCACACGAAATCTGGTCTTACCGCATCGGCACGACCCGATACTGGCTGCGTACATGCCGTTTCCTGTGGAATCTCCCTTAAACGAAGCCTGTATGCAAAAAACTCTGTTCCATGAGTGGTGTCGCGCGAATGAGATCCCCTGTCCTGAGAGCCGGATCGTACGAATATTAGGCGAGGCAATAAGCGCGGCCGAAGATATTGGCTTTCCTCTAATTTTAAAAGGGTCTTTCGGTAATCGGGGGTTGGCCGTTTTTATCGTCGAGAATGAAAGAGAATTGGAGGAACACATTAAATCCGAGACCTCGCAGGCGGAATGGTTGGTGCAGGAGTTTGTGCATGGCGAGGTAGGGTCCACCTCCTTCGTGGCGCGTGAGGGTAAGGTTTACGCGGCTTGTTCTTCTTATAAGCACATCTCGCTCCGGGGCGGGCTGGGCCCGTCTTCAATCCGGCGATTTGTCGCGTCTACTGCACTGGAACAAATTACCCGCACGGTAGCGGAGGCGGGTAAGATTAGCGGCATCACCGGATTTGATTGGATGGAAGCGGGGCCGGGTAGCTACAAGGTGATTGATCCTCACCTTGGCCGCGGGACGACCAGTGTTGTTGCTTCGGACCGCGACGGAGTGGACATGGGGGAAGCTTTTTATGCGAGTCTTATCGATGGCGAGGTTCAACCAGCGCAGGAAGGCTCTGGTAAAATCGTTTGGATGATGCCGCAGTCGATTTCTCTGACTTTCCAGGGCTGGCTTTTTAAAGGCTTGCGGCGCGCCAACCCGCTTTCTTCAAAAGTATCCGTCTTTTGGTACGGGAAGAAAGAGGGCAGGCTTTTTCGGGCAATGGTCGTACCACTGATAATCGGCCAGTTAAGAGTTATGCTCGGGCATTTACGCCGGGTGGTCACAGGGCAAAACAAATAG
- a CDS encoding PilW family protein: MSTPRRRSAFTLIEIMVAAVITVIMIGLVVQITSEVLKIWNRSVGKLSANAEARIAMELLTSDLETALLVNNGQQWMRVEAENTVGNPTVGQTVGLKLFAPALDRPDEPGNICAIAYRLAYAPAYTGAKTNSFVLFRSLEGPRDTFDDLLGPAGDGRQLELVGDSAPFWADGSIIASDNYLAGNIVDFKIYVYGEDDAGEEIILNDIDENGIIDQGDDYIYGGNNSSEESPTSAEIFLTVVSDEGLEILALFADPAVGGAGTGFDTPEDVILQHGEVFKRRVYFQAKPL, translated from the coding sequence TTGTCTACCCCCCGCCGTCGTTCTGCGTTTACGCTCATCGAAATCATGGTGGCTGCGGTCATCACGGTGATCATGATCGGTTTGGTGGTTCAAATCACGAGTGAAGTGTTAAAGATATGGAATCGTTCCGTAGGCAAGCTTTCTGCCAATGCGGAAGCCCGCATCGCCATGGAACTTTTAACTTCCGACCTCGAAACCGCTTTGTTGGTTAATAACGGACAGCAATGGATGAGGGTTGAAGCGGAAAATACAGTGGGGAATCCAACGGTTGGCCAAACTGTTGGGCTCAAGCTTTTTGCGCCTGCTTTGGATCGCCCGGACGAACCCGGCAATATTTGCGCCATCGCTTACAGGTTGGCTTACGCGCCCGCATACACAGGAGCAAAAACGAATTCATTTGTGCTCTTTCGCTCATTGGAAGGCCCCAGGGACACTTTTGATGACCTGCTCGGCCCTGCCGGCGACGGCCGGCAACTTGAGTTAGTTGGTGATTCCGCGCCTTTTTGGGCGGATGGTTCAATCATAGCGTCCGACAATTACCTGGCGGGCAACATTGTTGATTTCAAAATCTACGTTTATGGAGAGGATGATGCCGGCGAAGAGATTATCCTAAACGATATCGACGAGAACGGAATTATCGATCAGGGCGACGACTACATTTACGGCGGGAACAACTCGTCAGAGGAGAGTCCGACTTCCGCGGAGATTTTTCTGACTGTTGTCTCAGACGAGGGTTTGGAAATCCTGGCACTGTTTGCTGATCCAGCAGTTGGAGGGGCGGGCACTGGTTTTGACACCCCTGAAGACGTGATTTTACAGCACGGTGAAGTCTTCAAGCGGCGGGTCTACTTTCAAGCCAAGCCGTTGTAG
- a CDS encoding type IV pilus modification PilV family protein gives MVHFNANPSRKAFTLIEVVLALGVFFISILALIGLLAPMLKSVDEVEKIDEITSVVNTVNAFLQSSPKIPVRDTNGEITQSKFDSVYQAVSSAGSGEATLFVFRYYDGTSVDSISLEAGFSPNENDDGNFVGTNSIVDVNLFNDAAGPIYRVVLTASSVTPDNTNPPLRTTSRVNGVYTLTQSLNNYPEGYLALEARIFAEDPPGPAPNSFDTTTDLTLLSEVEPDFTFNTAIVR, from the coding sequence ATGGTACATTTTAATGCAAACCCTTCCCGCAAAGCGTTTACTCTCATTGAGGTCGTTTTGGCACTGGGCGTCTTCTTTATTTCCATTCTGGCCCTGATTGGTCTGCTCGCGCCCATGCTGAAATCGGTCGACGAGGTCGAAAAAATCGACGAGATCACCTCGGTTGTGAATACCGTGAACGCTTTCCTCCAAAGTTCTCCCAAAATTCCCGTTCGCGACACGAACGGAGAGATAACCCAGTCGAAATTTGATTCGGTCTATCAAGCTGTTTCCAGTGCCGGTAGCGGAGAGGCAACACTTTTCGTTTTTCGTTACTACGACGGCACTTCTGTTGATTCCATAAGCCTCGAGGCCGGCTTCTCGCCCAACGAAAATGACGACGGAAATTTTGTTGGTACGAACTCAATCGTGGATGTGAATTTGTTCAACGATGCCGCGGGACCGATTTATCGTGTGGTTCTGACAGCTTCATCGGTTACCCCTGACAATACAAACCCTCCGCTCAGGACAACGAGCAGAGTAAACGGAGTTTACACTTTGACGCAGAGCTTAAACAACTATCCTGAGGGTTACCTTGCACTTGAGGCTCGTATCTTTGCCGAAGACCCTCCCGGGCCAGCACCCAATTCTTTTGATACCACAACCGACCTCACACTACTGAGTGAAGTCGAACCTGACTTTACCTTCAATACAGCGATCGTTCGCTAG
- a CDS encoding prepilin-type N-terminal cleavage/methylation domain-containing protein: protein MISLSKKAGFTLVELLVVISIILIATSILFVGGRDGGDGLKLSSAQRVVASISQGARGQALLKNADTRLIIYSDTNTGGDPEKLLRYFGIVYRSQDSSGNEGWVAATQGTYLPEGIYFDPSMSASNAFPGTTFSLEYPRQSLQQEGNGDDYYYYEFNANGTMETSPDFVNSWLVLRAATLKPDNGGTLAVDFDDEEKENIKAALIFRRVGTTTLVTDPSEIN, encoded by the coding sequence ATGATTTCGTTATCCAAAAAGGCCGGTTTTACACTGGTTGAGCTGCTTGTAGTCATCAGTATTATCCTGATTGCCACTTCGATTCTGTTTGTAGGGGGTCGAGACGGAGGCGACGGTCTCAAACTTAGTTCCGCCCAACGGGTGGTGGCCAGTATCTCGCAAGGTGCCAGAGGGCAAGCCCTGCTGAAAAATGCGGATACACGCTTGATCATTTATTCGGACACCAACACAGGCGGCGACCCGGAGAAGTTGCTCCGTTACTTCGGTATTGTTTACCGGTCACAGGATTCCAGCGGTAACGAGGGCTGGGTCGCGGCAACCCAGGGAACTTATCTGCCGGAGGGCATTTATTTTGACCCGAGCATGAGCGCTTCAAACGCTTTTCCGGGAACTACCTTTAGTCTGGAGTATCCGCGACAGTCCTTGCAGCAGGAGGGAAATGGTGACGATTACTATTACTATGAATTCAACGCCAACGGTACGATGGAAACGAGTCCGGATTTCGTCAACTCCTGGCTGGTTCTTCGCGCTGCTACGCTGAAGCCCGACAACGGCGGGACACTGGCCGTTGATTTCGATGATGAGGAAAAAGAGAACATAAAAGCTGCACTCATCTTTCGCCGGGTGGGGACGACCACTCTGGTCACCGACCCATCTGAGATAAACTAG
- a CDS encoding endonuclease/exonuclease/phosphatase family protein, which yields MTLNIAHGRGLSPYQGFHSAKSIERNLNRIAYLLRRVDADVVALQEVDEDSHWNKRIHLLNVLQERAGYEEGYLGVHNRRAGRLPLAYGNGMLTKFSIRHAEHQAFGRASLGEKGFMCAELETDHGILPVINLHLDFKSRLRRIEQVERLIKFLEEKQYTSDMKPHLSPIICGDFNARRGKRTDAVRHLFRYLVESLEYQLFPKNKSRTFPSILPTHGFDFFFIPPSYKVTDCEVLRSFVSDHRPVTLELEIPSPIDHHKQ from the coding sequence ATGACTCTGAATATCGCGCATGGTCGCGGTCTGTCCCCTTATCAGGGATTTCACAGTGCTAAATCGATCGAGCGTAATTTAAATCGGATTGCCTATCTGCTTCGACGCGTTGATGCCGATGTGGTTGCACTTCAGGAGGTCGACGAGGACTCGCACTGGAATAAACGGATTCACTTGCTCAACGTCCTGCAGGAGAGGGCGGGATATGAAGAGGGATATCTGGGGGTGCACAATCGAAGGGCGGGGCGCCTGCCGCTTGCTTACGGGAATGGTATGCTAACCAAGTTTTCCATACGGCATGCCGAGCATCAGGCGTTCGGTCGTGCTTCGCTTGGGGAGAAAGGATTTATGTGTGCCGAACTGGAGACGGACCATGGCATACTGCCCGTGATTAACCTTCACCTCGACTTTAAATCACGCCTCCGGCGTATCGAACAGGTCGAACGGCTGATAAAGTTTCTCGAGGAAAAACAGTATACGAGTGACATGAAGCCACACCTCTCGCCAATTATTTGTGGTGATTTCAATGCCCGCCGTGGAAAACGTACGGATGCGGTGCGTCACCTGTTCCGGTATTTAGTTGAAAGCCTGGAGTACCAACTTTTCCCCAAGAACAAATCCCGGACTTTTCCTTCGATTTTACCAACGCACGGTTTTGACTTTTTTTTTATACCCCCGAGCTACAAGGTCACCGATTGCGAGGTCCTTCGCTCCTTTGTCAGCGACCACCGGCCTGTCACGCTTGAACTGGAAATACCGTCACCGATTGATCATCACAAACAATAG
- a CDS encoding phospholipase D-like domain-containing protein codes for MAELLGAGILFLLTNFFIVLGIICAVLILRRVSEERRSPSNTFAWLLLVLLIPFLGVPLYLLFGGRKSRRKARLKSEISRYAESLSLRETPAENKLDPLVAEADAQCSQGNHFELLPDGASTYQRLLHEIDEAEHTIHIATYILGNDRSGQTIIDRLAKRATEGVTVRVLLDSLGSWNKTRLARVKIRQCGGEVAMFIPVLPLQSQTSANLRNHRKIAIFDNYRAITGGQNLDNRFLGDWPDEARFTDFSVVTQGPAVAELSRTFIADWTFAAKQSPARYKEILQYIPEEAGNSTVEVIASGPDIPDDPLWEQVLRIIQEFKQHLTIVTPYFIPDEVLLQSLLVKAHTGRRIQLILPLRSNQRMADIARFRTLAQLHTAGVEILFYEPGMLHAKLVLADDMIALTGSANIDARSLFVNFEIALAHYTAADIRTLSDWAINLKKDCIDYKTAMSDASRIPSKLSQDVVQLLVPLL; via the coding sequence ATGGCCGAGCTATTGGGGGCCGGAATACTCTTTCTGCTGACGAACTTTTTCATTGTCCTCGGAATTATCTGCGCGGTCCTGATCCTCCGGCGCGTATCGGAAGAGAGACGGAGCCCGAGCAACACATTTGCCTGGCTGCTTCTGGTCCTGCTGATCCCTTTTTTGGGCGTGCCACTCTATCTTTTGTTTGGTGGCCGCAAAAGTCGGCGCAAGGCGCGCCTCAAGTCGGAAATAAGCCGCTATGCCGAATCGCTCTCGCTGCGGGAAACGCCCGCAGAAAATAAATTAGACCCGCTGGTCGCCGAAGCCGATGCACAATGTAGCCAGGGAAACCACTTTGAACTTTTGCCTGACGGCGCGAGCACCTACCAGCGCTTGCTGCATGAGATCGACGAGGCGGAACACACGATCCATATTGCAACCTACATTCTCGGGAATGACCGTAGCGGCCAGACCATTATTGATCGCCTGGCCAAGCGAGCCACCGAGGGAGTGACTGTTCGGGTGCTCCTGGATTCCCTCGGTAGTTGGAATAAAACACGCCTGGCCAGAGTGAAAATCCGTCAATGCGGAGGCGAGGTCGCCATGTTCATTCCCGTCTTACCGCTTCAATCGCAGACATCCGCCAATTTGCGCAACCACCGGAAAATAGCAATTTTCGACAATTATCGTGCCATTACTGGCGGCCAGAATCTGGATAACCGTTTTTTAGGAGACTGGCCGGATGAAGCGCGATTCACTGATTTCAGTGTGGTGACCCAGGGGCCAGCCGTTGCTGAGCTCTCCAGGACGTTTATCGCCGACTGGACATTCGCGGCCAAGCAAAGTCCGGCGCGTTATAAGGAGATTCTGCAATACATCCCCGAAGAAGCGGGAAACAGCACGGTGGAGGTGATTGCCAGTGGCCCGGATATACCGGACGATCCGCTCTGGGAGCAGGTTTTGCGTATCATACAGGAGTTCAAGCAGCACCTGACAATTGTCACTCCCTACTTTATTCCAGACGAGGTCTTGCTGCAATCACTGCTGGTCAAGGCGCATACAGGCCGCCGAATTCAGCTTATCCTACCCTTGCGCTCCAATCAGCGCATGGCCGACATCGCCCGTTTTCGCACGCTTGCCCAGCTGCATACCGCGGGTGTTGAAATTCTCTTTTACGAGCCAGGCATGCTACATGCGAAGCTTGTGCTCGCCGACGACATGATCGCCCTGACCGGATCTGCGAACATTGATGCACGTTCCCTTTTTGTGAATTTTGAAATCGCACTGGCGCACTACACTGCCGCTGACATCCGCACCCTATCCGACTGGGCCATCAATCTGAAAAAGGATTGTATCGATTACAAAACTGCCATGAGTGATGCGTCACGCATTCCCTCCAAGCTTAGTCAGGATGTGGTGCAACTACTGGTCCCTCTTTTATAA
- the greA gene encoding transcription elongation factor GreA, with product MNSAAIDALIEKKPNLASHRPKLEAMVPGNYCLHRAWGFGKIVDYDEAQDRLIIDFEEGKKGHAMAPAFCVDKLDILMPDDILVRSRTEPDVINEMIKKQPADLICEIIGATEDKAMTTSELERSLARVIGPIKYKKWWTATKKVLAKDPRIGVPLKKTDPYIYRDEPVKPEDEILEQFHGTKNPKQKIELGEKLYALSENISVIREELPEILAELTDAIANAKSLSQADRLHGVWVRNNLARDLHEDVEALQPSSASILDSTNDYSELADDLPAQYYKRYLDLISRTYPDKWKQMVEDLLRNSSGKFTSECINFMLEHEMEDRISYCLDRWLKEQTIKGPLLFWVVKNRASKKYSSIIEPLITPRLLAAMFYAIDYEALQNASARRIPLADLLSDDTGLIPDLLADANVETARDLAQTLLLNQGFEDLTKKSLLARFIKQFPTVQSLLEGESAGAPEEEALIVSQESFDAAKEEYEELIQKKIPENKEAIATAREHGDLKENSEYKMARQDQDILLSRKNELEVDLSRARVTDFSDVTEENVGIGSVVELKEGSTDKTHTYSILGAWDSDPDNDILSYKTPLAQALLGKASGAKVTTSIGGNDEEWTVLKISRWVDKK from the coding sequence ATGAATTCAGCGGCAATAGACGCACTCATTGAAAAGAAACCTAATTTAGCTTCGCACCGTCCGAAGCTTGAAGCCATGGTGCCCGGCAATTACTGCCTGCATCGCGCCTGGGGCTTCGGTAAAATTGTCGATTACGACGAGGCGCAGGATCGTCTCATCATCGATTTCGAGGAGGGTAAAAAGGGCCACGCCATGGCACCAGCCTTCTGTGTCGATAAACTCGATATCCTCATGCCGGACGATATTTTGGTTCGTTCCCGCACAGAGCCGGATGTCATCAACGAGATGATCAAGAAGCAACCTGCCGACTTGATTTGTGAAATCATCGGGGCGACTGAAGACAAGGCCATGACCACTTCCGAGCTTGAGCGTTCGCTCGCCCGCGTGATCGGACCAATCAAATACAAGAAGTGGTGGACGGCGACCAAGAAGGTCCTGGCCAAGGACCCACGGATCGGGGTGCCACTTAAGAAGACGGACCCTTACATTTACCGTGACGAGCCGGTCAAGCCGGAGGACGAAATTCTAGAGCAGTTTCACGGCACAAAGAACCCCAAGCAAAAGATCGAACTCGGGGAGAAGCTCTATGCGCTTTCCGAAAATATTTCTGTCATTCGTGAAGAATTGCCGGAAATTCTGGCGGAACTGACTGATGCCATCGCGAATGCGAAGAGTCTCAGCCAGGCCGACCGACTTCACGGGGTCTGGGTGCGTAACAACCTTGCGCGCGACCTGCACGAGGATGTGGAGGCCCTGCAGCCATCTTCCGCTTCCATTCTCGATTCGACCAATGACTACTCGGAATTGGCGGACGACTTGCCCGCGCAGTATTACAAACGCTACCTCGATCTGATCAGCCGTACCTACCCGGACAAGTGGAAGCAGATGGTCGAGGATTTGCTGCGTAATTCCAGCGGTAAATTTACCAGCGAGTGCATTAACTTCATGCTCGAACATGAGATGGAGGACCGCATCAGCTATTGCCTGGATCGTTGGCTTAAAGAGCAAACCATCAAGGGGCCGCTTCTTTTCTGGGTGGTCAAGAACCGTGCTTCGAAGAAATATTCGAGCATTATCGAACCACTTATTACGCCTCGCCTGCTTGCGGCGATGTTCTACGCGATTGACTACGAGGCCCTCCAAAACGCGAGTGCCCGCCGTATTCCCCTGGCGGACCTGTTGAGCGACGACACCGGCTTGATCCCGGACTTGCTCGCCGATGCCAATGTTGAGACAGCCCGGGACCTTGCCCAAACACTGCTACTCAATCAGGGCTTTGAGGATCTGACCAAGAAATCGCTTCTCGCCCGCTTCATCAAACAATTCCCGACCGTACAGAGCCTGCTTGAAGGTGAGTCTGCAGGAGCCCCTGAAGAGGAGGCACTTATCGTTTCCCAGGAAAGTTTCGACGCGGCCAAGGAGGAGTACGAAGAACTCATCCAGAAGAAGATTCCTGAAAATAAGGAAGCGATTGCGACGGCTCGTGAACACGGTGACCTCAAGGAGAACTCCGAGTACAAGATGGCGCGTCAGGATCAGGACATTTTGCTTTCCCGCAAGAACGAGCTCGAAGTCGATCTTTCCCGTGCACGGGTCACTGACTTTAGTGATGTGACGGAGGAAAATGTCGGAATCGGCAGCGTGGTTGAACTGAAGGAAGGTTCGACAGACAAGACCCACACTTACTCCATCCTCGGGGCATGGGACAGTGATCCGGACAATGATATCCTTTCCTACAAGACACCACTGGCGCAGGCGCTTCTGGGTAAAGCGAGCGGAGCGAAGGTGACGACCAGTATTGGTGGCAATGATGAGGAGTGGACAGTCCTGAAGATCAGCCGCTGGGTCGACAAAAAGTAG
- a CDS encoding RsmB/NOP family class I SAM-dependent RNA methyltransferase produces the protein MRSIKFSLSKKPVNAWDAAVLLVEAYFSAKLKSDQVLDLLPNDFIGQRRASCQSLFLGALRHGHRSRAAFKPMLRKTPRPIVEAILLVAGYEFYSEPSERHPKIVHHAVERSKKLVNRFEQGFLNAVLRKLPAAIEKIDPDSSTADFYSHPDWLVNHWSQSFGEDATRELLEWNQQIPEQTIRIYDPPKRLPEFLTPTPWDGFYRISRSVDWQHQVAPLLDGSAAYIKDPSTRLASALLGPSSGMDVLDLCAAPGGKSYDMAHQMHHSGRIVAVDLPGSRVPRLRENFSKLTALGLEAEAVECDVLQLNKAILEERNLPTRYDGVMLDAPCSNTGVIQRRTDVKWRLRPKDIQECAQLQLELLIAASGFVKDGGRLVYSTCSIEEEENRSVVDHFLHTEAGSQFRLEDQSISLPWETGHDGAGAFLLIRTN, from the coding sequence ATGAGAAGTATTAAGTTTAGTTTATCGAAAAAGCCAGTAAATGCGTGGGACGCTGCCGTTCTGCTGGTCGAGGCTTATTTTTCGGCTAAACTAAAGTCGGATCAGGTTTTGGACCTGCTGCCTAATGATTTTATAGGACAACGCCGCGCGAGCTGCCAATCACTTTTTCTCGGGGCGCTTCGCCACGGACACCGTAGCCGGGCCGCCTTTAAGCCCATGCTGCGAAAAACGCCCAGGCCGATTGTCGAAGCAATCTTGCTCGTCGCCGGATATGAATTCTATTCCGAGCCGAGCGAGCGACACCCGAAAATCGTGCACCACGCCGTCGAGCGCAGCAAGAAACTTGTCAACCGTTTCGAGCAGGGTTTCCTCAATGCAGTTCTTAGAAAACTGCCTGCTGCGATTGAAAAAATCGACCCGGATTCGTCGACTGCCGACTTTTACAGCCATCCGGATTGGCTCGTGAACCATTGGAGCCAAAGTTTCGGGGAAGACGCGACCCGGGAGCTCCTGGAGTGGAATCAGCAAATACCGGAGCAAACCATACGCATCTACGATCCCCCCAAGAGACTCCCCGAGTTTTTGACTCCGACCCCATGGGACGGCTTTTACCGTATCTCCAGATCTGTGGACTGGCAGCATCAAGTTGCGCCACTTCTTGATGGAAGCGCTGCCTACATCAAGGATCCGTCGACACGGCTGGCCTCTGCCCTGCTCGGCCCAAGCTCCGGAATGGACGTGCTGGATCTCTGCGCCGCACCCGGCGGTAAAAGCTACGACATGGCCCACCAAATGCACCACAGCGGGCGGATTGTCGCGGTGGACCTCCCGGGGAGCCGTGTGCCAAGACTGCGCGAAAATTTCAGTAAACTAACTGCACTTGGTCTTGAAGCGGAAGCAGTCGAATGCGACGTCCTTCAACTCAACAAAGCTATATTGGAAGAGCGCAACCTGCCAACGCGATACGATGGCGTGATGTTGGACGCCCCCTGCTCTAATACCGGGGTCATCCAGCGCCGCACGGATGTCAAGTGGCGCCTGCGGCCCAAAGACATCCAAGAGTGCGCACAACTACAGCTGGAATTGCTCATCGCCGCCTCCGGTTTTGTCAAAGACGGCGGACGCCTTGTTTACAGTACCTGCAGCATCGAAGAAGAAGAAAACCGGTCGGTCGTTGATCACTTCCTGCACACGGAGGCAGGCAGTCAGTTCCGGCTCGAAGATCAGTCAATCAGCCTGCCTTGGGAAACCGGGCACGATGGCGCCGGCGCTTTTCTTCTGATCCGGACTAACTAG
- the erpA gene encoding iron-sulfur cluster insertion protein ErpA, with translation MITLTKSAATKIEALRAEKATPEQLLRIFVEPGGCSGFEYGMSFDEKKPDDRTLEDQGVSFLVDPTSFDYLDGSVVDFDDGLSGKGFEVKNPNASSTCGCGRSFN, from the coding sequence ATGATCACACTAACCAAAAGTGCTGCCACCAAAATTGAGGCTCTGCGCGCGGAAAAGGCGACCCCGGAGCAGCTTCTGCGTATTTTCGTCGAACCGGGCGGTTGCTCGGGATTTGAATACGGGATGTCCTTTGACGAAAAGAAACCGGACGACCGCACACTTGAAGATCAGGGGGTGTCCTTTTTAGTCGACCCCACCAGCTTCGACTACCTGGACGGTAGTGTTGTTGATTTTGACGATGGGCTCTCCGGAAAAGGCTTTGAGGTAAAAAATCCGAATGCGAGCAGCACCTGTGGGTGTGGGCGTTCGTTCAACTAG